GGCGCCCACCGCGTTTCGCTCGCGGTGGGTGCCTGGATCCTGATGTCATTGTTCGTCATCTGGCCGGGGCAGTCGTTGACTGCCTGGAACAATCTTTTGATTGGAATGGGAATCTCGGCGCTGGCGACGATGGAGCCGGACCGGCCGCTGTTGCGCCGCCGCCGTACGTGAGAGTCACATTTCCTGTTCGGTCACATCGCGGGCGGCGGCGTTTCTGTGACGCCCCGGGGCGCCGGCGGGGCAACGGCGTTCGCGCTCACTTCTTCATCGCCTCTGTTCGCGGCGACGGGGGCGACCACCGCCGCCAGCGTGGCTCCGCGTTCTCCCAGCTGGGGTGCCAGGCGTTCCGCCAGATCGCCAAGGCTCTGGAGCAGCTCGGTCCGGGTACTCGCTCTGCGACCGAGGAGCTTGCGCAACCGACGAAGGTCGTCGGCCGACTGGCGCGAGTCACCGCCGGCGCGGTGAGCCTCGCGATAGTGCGCGTAAGCCAGCGAGTCGGCACGCAGCGCCGCCAGAATGTGCGCCGACTGGATCTGACCGTCGGCATCCAGCGCGTTTGCTTGATAGCTCTTCAGTCCCTGCGCCGATCCGAGCCAAACCCGGCCCGACGCGCCCGCTGGGAGGTTGGGATCGGACTGCCCATCCTCCAGGACCGCCACCGGATCGCTGGACGTAGGAAAATCTTTCCCGAAGACGACGTACAAAAGCGCGTCGTCGTTTCCGCGGCGGGCCAGCGCGACCTGCGCGCCGAAGGGAAAGAAGAATTCGGTCTCGGCGTCGACCTCGTCCTTGATCAAACCTCGCGAAACGCCATCGAGGACCAGCGGATCGTCGGAGTGATCGCGCGATGTCCGCTTGAGGGTGGTCATGAGATCGCGCACCTGGTCGATTGCGACGACGACGTTCAGCGCGCTGCCCTCCGTGTAGCCGGCGTGGTAGATGCCGACCAGCTCGTACTCGCCCGTCGCGCAGGATACGGCCAGAACGGGCGAACCGGAGTTTCCCGACGAAAGGAGAGCGTCAATGACGAAGTCGTCGTGATCCCACTCGCCGTACTCGTCGTGATCGTGCGCAGAAATGACGGTGCCGGCGTTGGTCGCCCGAAACGCACCGAGCGGAAATCCCCGTACCTCGACCACGTTGCGCTCTCGCAGGTGGGCGCTGTGGCCGATTTTCCAGGGCATGACCTGCAACTTGGCCGGCGTCTTCAAGATGGCCACGTCCAGCTGCGGATCGCTGACTATCCGGGTCAGGGGAATGTCATCGCGTGCGTAGCTGTCGTGCTCGTCGTCGACCAGCGCCAGGGCCTCGCTCACCTTCTTGCATCCGGCGGGAATGCCGTCGACCGCGTGCTGTTGGTCGGTCACTGTCGGCCAGGATGCCACGTGATCGTTTGTCAACAGGAGCGTGTCGTCGCCGCGTCGGGTAAACGCGAAGGCGGTTCCGTGCAGTACCGCCTTGTGGCGCTCCCGATGGACCGATCCGTCGTTGGCGTACGACAGGCACTCGTAGGTCGCGGTGTTTCGCGCACAATACGAAAAGACGGCCTGCGGCTGCCGGTCAAACTCCCGTGCCTGGGTGGACAGCGCGGTGAAATCATCGGCGTAGGCGCTGGGGCAGAATTGAGGTCCGGCCGGCTGATCGGCCCGTGCTTCGCCGACCGCCAGGACGGCCCAACACACCAGGACGCCAAGCGCATTTCTCATTGGTCGACAATCAATCGAGTAGGCGAACGCCAAGACTGTCCTCCTTGCTCGTCGAGACGAAGAGCCAGCTAATTGCAACGCAAGAGCCGTGCCTGCTGGATCCGGCTGCCTTGCTCGAAGATCGGGTCAAAAGATCGAACAATGGCAGCCAGTGCGGATGATTTATCACTGTCTACGATCGGCGAAGGATCGATCAGCCTGGCCCAGGAAAGCCGCTTCGTCGTATGCAGTCCCGGCGGGAAGAGCCATGCGCCCGCGTCAGGGGCGTCCGTTCATCGTCCTTGTGCTGCCAGGCAGGTCTTCGTGTAGAGATCGCGGAAGATGTTTTGAGGGTCGCTCATCGATTTCACTTGATCGTAGTTGGCTTTGTTCCAGATGGCCCAGAACTCCCGTTCGGAATAGTAATTGTGTGATATCAGGGTTTTGAGCCCGCCCAGGGCGAAGAGCTTGTCTTCAATGACCTTGTAGTAGTTGATGCCGTCCGGCGGCTGTTCCATGCCGTAGATCGCCAGGTCCAGGAATAGCTGGTCGTCAAGGCCCTGATAGAACGAGGCCGCCAGCCAGGGATAATCGTTCACACGACGGTAGGGGACGCACCAAAGCGGGAAATGACCGAGCTCCCGCTCGTACCAGGTCAGGAACGATGCTACCCGCGAAAAGGGAATAAAGACGTCCAAGGTGATCGCCGGCCTCCGGCTGGGCAGGAAGGCGTGCAGCTTCTCTGCCAGCCGCAACAGTTGCGACGAACCGAGAAACTTCCCCAGGAGCAGCCGCCCGGGCCATGACTTCGGGTGCACGTTGGTGACGCCGCGGTCATACCGGAACAGATAATCCTCGATGCGCAGATAGTCTTCGGCGCGGGTCCGCGTGCTCTGATAGTAGACCTTCAGCCAATCGTAACGGTTAAGGTAAGGCGCCTCATCCACGAAGCGGCCCAGGTTCAAGACGAACC
This genomic stretch from Polyangia bacterium harbors:
- a CDS encoding S1C family serine protease; translated protein: MRNALGVLVCWAVLAVGEARADQPAGPQFCPSAYADDFTALSTQAREFDRQPQAVFSYCARNTATYECLSYANDGSVHRERHKAVLHGTAFAFTRRGDDTLLLTNDHVASWPTVTDQQHAVDGIPAGCKKVSEALALVDDEHDSYARDDIPLTRIVSDPQLDVAILKTPAKLQVMPWKIGHSAHLRERNVVEVRGFPLGAFRATNAGTVISAHDHDEYGEWDHDDFVIDALLSSGNSGSPVLAVSCATGEYELVGIYHAGYTEGSALNVVVAIDQVRDLMTTLKRTSRDHSDDPLVLDGVSRGLIKDEVDAETEFFFPFGAQVALARRGNDDALLYVVFGKDFPTSSDPVAVLEDGQSDPNLPAGASGRVWLGSAQGLKSYQANALDADGQIQSAHILAALRADSLAYAHYREAHRAGGDSRQSADDLRRLRKLLGRRASTRTELLQSLGDLAERLAPQLGERGATLAAVVAPVAANRGDEEVSANAVAPPAPRGVTETPPPAM